Below is a genomic region from Candidatus Babeliales bacterium.
GCCCCAACGGAACCTTGTCCTCTCCCAGAACCACCACCAGATGAACCTGCCCAGATTAAGGCGGTTATGTGTGGTTTAGGGGATGTCCTCATCAAGAGCTCCTCATATAAATTGGTTCGGTCTATTGGTCTAGGCGATGTCATGTGGTACACCTCAACAGGAGGACATACGACAGATGACCTGAAAAATATGATGTTTTCATTTATTGATTATATGGCTGAAGTCGAAAACAAAGAAAAACGATCAAGTAGCAAACGCACACCAACCATCAAAGGCCATCCTATGTCCCCAGCAATGATTCTATGGAAAAAAGGAAAACTATCCAGTGTTGCTATGCTAGAAATAGCACTTCTACATGTTGAGGATATGGACAGAAACGGAGTATTTGAGTCTGAAGTCGAAAAGCGTATTGCTACTAATATGGCCAAGGCGTTGCTTGATCCAGAAACGCAAGCAAAAAGCAAAGATGAAATTCTAGATTCAACCAAAATCATTCGTATGCTTGCTAGTCAAAAGGATAAATCTGGAAAACGTAAATACATATTCATCTTAGTTTCCAACACCGAAACAGAACTCATTCCACTGCTTACACAAAGATTTCCAAATATCTTCAATATCTTTGATGATGTCATAATGTCTGGTGATATTGGCATGATGAAACCAGATGAAGATATCTACGATTATATCCTCGAGAAGTACAACTTAAAACCATCAGAATGTGTATTCCTGGATAGCGCACAAGAAAATATTGAAGCAGCCGAAGACATTGGAATACACTCAATTAAAATACAAAAGGGATGCTACAAACAAGTACGAACTGGACTTGCTGATCTTGGCATGCTCCCCGCATCAAAGTAAGGGAATGGGAATGAACTTACGTCGCTATCTGTCTATTGTTTTCTTTGTATGGATCTTAATGAGCGTTATCCCTGATATACAAGCGAAAATATTGGTTTTTGATATTGGGGGCGTACTCCTCAGAACTAATACAAAAAAAGCAATGAATTTGATGGGATACGGCAACCTCGTATCATATACTTTTTCATTCCACAATCCTGTAAACCTTCAAGAAAAATCATTCAATGCCTTGCGTACTATCAAAGATTTATCGATTAGGCCAAACCACGAAAAATCTACGTATCTTGGCACACCCTTGCCAGATATTATGGCTGCATGGCTTCGAGGAGATATTCCATGCCAAAAGTTACTCGCTATGGCACAAACTGCAGTCCTCGACAAAATACAATCCAAAACAACACGGGCAATCTTTAGCGCAATCTATCATTCCATGTTTGATCCCAAAACCAACTGCTCCATTCAGGAATTCGTACCAACGGCTCTTCAGTTGGTTCGCGATCTGAGAAAAGAAACTGACGCAGCGGGCAATCGCATTCACAAATTCTACATCCTCTCGAATTATAATGATGAAGCATTTAGAGAACTGTACCTCAATAACACTGATATTTTTGACGAATTATTTGATGGATTATTGATCTCGGGAGATGTGGGACTTATCAAACCAGATCCCGCCATTTATAAACTCTTGCTTACTGAGTACAATCTTGACGTCGATGACTGCTATTTCATCGATGATCAAATCGAAAATGTACATGCAGCAACGAGCGTTGGCTTCACGGGAATCCATTGTAATAATTTTAATTATCTGCAGATTAGACAGCGACTCATCAAGGACAAGCTCCTTACGCTATCAACATCTACACGTAGAACCACTCCAAGAAAGCCTAAGTCGAAAAAAGCTCAGGTACAACATAAAGATACAGCTCTCACTGCTACATTTACTTAATTACCCCACTAGGAAAAGATTCAACCGGTATATAGACGACACAAGTTGTCTCTTGCTCAAGATCTCGCTAGGCTAGGTCATACCCCTATTAAGATTCACGAATTGAAAGTCGAGAAAGATGAAGAAGCTTATTTTTCTTTTGAGTGCATGCGTTATATCAGTCGATCTCTGCAGCACTCCACCACGAGCCTTAATCATAGAGCTCGAAGATGTTGTGCTTCGACCAGATAAACTTGAGGCCATCAAACAGTTGGGTACCGCCATGGCGTACTATGTATTAAAACATCCAACTATAGATCCTAACTCGATGATATACGGAAAATTTTTCAGGGAACTTACCAAAGTCCGTATCGCAGGTCTCGTCAATAATAATGAAGGTGATTTTCACTGGGGTCATAGGGTTCCCCCTGTATTAGCAACATGGCAAAAGGGAGCGCTACCCTGCAAACAACTACTTGAAGCCACTGAAAAGACATTCAGACATTTATGGCGCAATGAACGTACAGTGCTTACACGAATAGCGCACATGGCACTCAGTCCGATAGGCTATCGCGATACGCATACGCTAGTTGACGGAGTAGAACGATTTTTACATCAACACCACCGATATCGCCTCTTTCTCACCGCTAACTGCCATCAAGAAACGTTAGAGGTCTTACGACAAAAATACCCATATGTGTTTGAAGCATTTGAGGGGATTCTTATTTCTGGTGAAATACGCACGACCAAGCCTGGTCCAGAATTCTATCGTCAACTTATTGGTCGATACCAACTCAATCCAGAAGAATGCCTCTGCGTTGAAGCAAAGGATGCCAATGTCTCAACCGCACGATCGCTGGGGATGCAGGCCATAAAATTCAGCAATTTTGTAGATCTAGAAAAATTCTTGCGTGAACAGGAACAAGAATGAAACGGCAACTTTCAACACTCACTATACTAACTGCTCTTGCAGCCCTCGTTCTATACACCTTCATTCCCCGGACACACACAACTCAAAAACCTCCTCACAAAACTCCACCCATCAAGGCCATTTGTTTTGATATTGGAAGTGTACTCCTCAAGCGCGACATCGCTAAAACGCTGTGGTACATTGGACCAAAGGATGTCATAGCATATATGGTCCTTGATATGAAAAATCCACTCGAACTTGAAAATAAAGCCCTCAGCATCATTGATTATATGACAGAAAAAGAGGGTGTTGCAGATCCAGACGACAATCCCCCAACCGAAAAGGGCCATCCCATCTCCAAGAGTATGGGAGAGTGGCAAACAGGGAAAATCTCTAACCAACAAATGCTACAAAAAGTAGAAATAGCAATCCATGAACTCCGCAGCAAGGGTCTCTTTGAAAGCGAGCGAGAGCAAAGAATCGCACTCCATCTAGCACAGATTATTTTTGATGCGCACGCATCAACCATTACACGTAAGGAAAACCGTCAGGTTACAAGCCTTATTCCCATCATTAAAGCGCAACACTCAGCATCTGGTGAACCACGCTACAAGCTCTTGATCTTCAGCAACATCGATCAAGAAAGCATCCCTGAGGTACAGCAGCAATTCCCTGAATTATTTTCTCAATTTGATGACTTCATCGGGTCAGGAAATATCGGTGTTATGAAACCATCTAAGGCCTTTTATAAACATGCTCTTGATAAGCATCATCTCAAAGCACACGAGTGTGTCTTTTTAGATGATCTTGAAGAGAACGTACAAAGCGCACAAGAACTTGGTATTCATGCTATTCATTTAACCAAACATAATATAGATGATGTCAAAAAAAAGCTGGAGCAGTTAGGTGTACTCCCTGCTCCAGCATAATCAAAAAACTTGTATCACGGTTTAGCGGGCAATTTCATCAATAACTTCAAGGAAGTAATCAACTTCTTCTAACGTATTATAGAAACAAAAACTTGCGCGAACCGATGTATCAAATCCAAGTAATTTTCCAAGCGGTTGTGCACACTGTTTTCCTGCACGAACGCAAATACCCTTAGTATCAAGGAATGCTGCAATATCATGGGTGTGCATGCCATCGATGAGAAAGCTTACCAAATGACCATGCTCTTTAAGGTGATTCACCGGCCCCAATAATTTCACGCGTGGATATTGTGAAAGTCCTTCAATCAAACGTGATACGAGAGCCGCTTCGTGCACGCGAACCTCTGCCGCGTCAATATTACGATCAATATAATCCACGGCTGCCGCAAGACCTATAACTTGAGCGATACCTGGCGTACCAGCTTCAAGCAGCTGTGGCATAGGCATCCATGCAGCGTGTTGGTAATCTGCGGCTAGCACCATTGCTCCCCCAAACTGATATGGTTGCATCTGAGCATGCATACTCTTGGCTACATAGAGAACCCCAACACTGGTAGGGCCAAACATTTTATGACCAGAAAATACAACAAATTCACAGCCAATATCACTAACATTAACAAGCTTACGCGCAACTGATTGAGCAGCATCAATAAGCACCTTTGCACCAACTTTGTGCGCCAAAGCGGTAATAGCCTGCACATCAGTTACTGTACCCAAAACATTGGATACATGCGTTGCCGCTACAAACTTGGTCCTAGAACTCAACATTGCTGCATAGGCTTCCATATCCAATGAACCATCTTCATTCAATGGAATTATTTTGAGAATAGCACCTGCTGCCTTACACGCTTGCTGCCAAGGCAAGAGATTACTGTGGTGTTCAAGAGCTGTCGTAATGACTTCATCGCCAGGCTGCAACTGGTAACGCAGCCATGAGTCGGCAACAATATTACATGATTCCGTGGTTCCCTTGGTAAAGACAATTTCTTCTTCGCGAGCGCCAATAAACTCTGCTACCGTTTCTCGGGCTGCCTCAAACATTGCAGTCGCTCGTTCTGCGCGTTGATAGATACCACGATGCACGTTGGCATTATGATTGATATAAAAGTCCACAAGAGCATCGATAACATGCTGTGGTTTTTGCGTTGTAGCCCCATTGTCAAAATAGACAATCGGTCTCCCATTGATTTGCTCACGCAAATACGGAAAATCGTTCCTGAGGTGTTCCATTTTTGGCTCTGTTGTTAGTGTCATAGCTACCCATCCCATCAAGCATAGTGCTTCCAGTTTCTTCATTACTCCTCCTGGCTTAAAAGACCTATCATCCAATCTAAAACAGACACACCCCTTTTTCAATGGTTATTTCTTCACCCCCTCAGCCATTACCCTGAAACTGCTAAGTAATCTTGACCCTAAAGAGCTAATTTTCTTATTCTAAGAGAGTAGGGAAGCAGTCCAAAGGGGAGCTGTTGATGAAGCACATACGCCAGAAAACACTTATTTTGTTCGTGCTTACGGGCATCATGCTCTGCCCAATCAAGACTGAAAGTGTGAAGGGGAAACGATACCGACAAAACACAACCCCAACTGTAACTACATACTGGCTCCACGATAACGAGAAAACCTTCTCTAGGTATGAATCCTTCTACAAACCAGAATCTATTTTTGAAGTATTTGATCGTAACTTTTTCGAAGATACGATGGTTCCTCAAGCGCCAATTACCTTCCGAAATGACCCGACACAATCAGTCAACGGCAAGGTCCTTATGGAACAAGCTGAAGAAGCAGTAAAGGAACTGAAACAAGGCAAGAAAAAACTCACGCATTTCAAGCTGTTAAAGAATAAAAACTACGACATGTCAGATAATACAGGACTGATTGTCCTGAAATACAATGACTACCCATTTATTCTCAAACTTTTTATGGAAACACCGGAAAGCTTTATCACACCGCAAGACAAAGGACTCCAACACCAAGGCATGTATCTCATATCAGGCGGTATGAATCGATACCTATCCGGGTTATATCGCATTAAGAATATGGCATTGATCAAAGAAGAAATGAGCAAGAATGAAATCTGGAATGATTTTGTAGATTTTCCACGCAAATGGCACTGGCTGCCTGAAGATGTTGATTGGTTTGAAGTTCGAGGTGACAACTTTACCAGCGAAGAGCCACTCTACACACAACTCCCAAGTGCATATGGTATTATTGTTGACCAGATCATCTCCGATGTGCGACTAGGTCACATTAAAAAATATTATGGGCGCTCTATCTTCAAGTACTGTAAGGATTTCAACTTCAGACCGGATCCTAATTTGAAAAATTTCATTGTAGAAAAAGATACCAATAAACTCGTATGTATTGATACCGAATACTTCGCACCATTACTCGGCATGGACCCCAATAAGATGGATAACCTTGAAGGATATTGGGATCTACATGTCTATGCAGCAAGTCGATTCTTTAAAGAAGCATTTCTTTCTGTTACCTAATAGCACAAAATGATAGACAACAAACACTCCATTTTTATATCATGCAGCCATTAGTTACCTCACAAAGAAGGAGTCCCATATGACTACTCGTTTGATTACATGCTGCACATTGTTATTTGCAGGAACTATTTGTGCCGAAGAAATTGCGGATAATAGAATTCCATGTCCTCCAAAACCAACAACAACTGAGGCCTCCCCATCAATCTGGGAACAGGTATCATCGGTGGATTACGTCGGTAGCGCTAAGAATTCTTGGACGTATTTTCAAGAAAAAATATGGCCAATGATGGCTGAATATATGCTCTTTCTTGATAAGCTCAATCCTGATGCCGTGAAGATCTTGTTATGCGCATCAATATTTAACGTTGCACCCTATGCTTTTAATGGCTTCATTCCACGCACCATCGCTCGGGGTGTTATCGCAACAGCAGCTGTTGCTCACCTAACGCGATTGATTCATCATTTGGGATATGATCGTCACATCAGGACAGCCCTCACATCATAATAAAACACGTGCAAGTTCGTTGAGGGTTATTGTTCCCTCTATCACTTTGTGCTTTGCATCATCCAGGAGGGTTTTCATACCCTCCTGCCGAGCTTGTTGTTGTAATTCATGATAACGAGGTTGATGGACTACTAAATCACCCAATGCATGAGACATAAGCAGCAATTCAAAGATTCCCGTTCTTCCCCGATATCCAAGCATAAAACACGCATCACATCCCGCACCTTTGTATAATGTTGTCGCATACAGCCCGATCCGTTCCATGATAAGACGATCTTGAGGCCGAGGCCTCATCTCCGTTTTACACAAAGGACAAATAGTTCTCACTAAGCGCTGCGCTAGCACACCAGTTACAGCAGCATTTAGAAGAAATGGCTCTATACCCATATCAAGCAGTCGCACTAATGCTCCAGGCGCGTCAGTTGTATGCAAGGTGCTAAACACCAAATGTCCTGTTAATGCAGCCTCAATGCCAATACGTGCGGTTTGTTTATCCCTGATCTCGCCGATCATAACTACATCAGGATCTTGTCGTAAAATGGCGCGAATACCTTTTTCAAACGTAAACCCAACTTCAGGATGTACTTGCCCTTGAGTAGTTCCATCGACATCGTATTCAACAGGATCTTCCAACGTCACTACATTTTTTTCTGGCGTTACAATCTCAGAAAGAGCCGCATACAAAGTCGTCGTCTTTCCAGAACCTGTCGGTCCTGTCACTAAAAAGAATCCGCTTGCTCGTGTAATAAGATCATGAAAATGTGAGAGCATGCCAATAGAAAACCCCAATTGATCAAGATCCATCGTGGTATGCGTACGATCTAAAATACGGATAACAACTTTTTCACCATGAATCGTGGGAAAGGTAGAAACACGTAAATCAATGGTACGTCCTCGTAATGTCACACAAAACTTACCATCTTGGGGAATCCGCTGTTCCGTCGTATTGATCCGCGACAATACCTTCACACGGGCCACTACTTGTTGCATTGTTTCTGACGATACTATGGTATACGGATACAGTACACCATCAACACGGTACCGCACCCTAAGCCCGTCATCTGATGGCTCTAAATGCACATCAGACGCGTGACGTTCTATTGCCGTTTCAATAAGAGAATCAACTAAAGAAACAATGCCACCACCCGAAGCCATTGTTGCAACCTACAAAGTAAAATCGTTGTCCAGTATATCGTCTAATGTTTCTGGTTCTTCATTCTCTTCTTCATCATCAATTTCTGTTTCTGACTTTTCATAGAACTCTCGAATTACTTCCAGAATATCGCGCTTAAGTCCTACATGAAATTGAATGTCAGCGGAAACATAATCGCCTAAAATTGGTAGTAAATTTGGATCACTCGGATTACTTGCAATCACAATCAAAATGTTTCCATCAAGTTCATAAGGAATCATTGCATTCCGTGTAAGCACATCTTCAGGAATATTGGTAAGCAGCTCTCTATCAAAAAAGAGTCCAATCACATCTGTTGCGGGAACGTTGTAGTACGAGCTCAAAGCTCGTAGGAGCGCTTGCTCATCTACAAGCCCCTCTTCTAAAAGAAAATCATCAAAACTTTCTTTTGAACTTTTTTCAAATTCCTGTACGTAGATTTGCGCATCCTCTTTCGTTATGCTTCCCGTATTCAACAGAATTTTTGAGAGACCTTCAACAAACGATGCCATACAGCATTACCCCACTTTTGTGCCAAAAATAAAACCTACTACGACACAAACAACATGCGTCACATGCGATTGTGCCCACGCAAACCACACCCGCGTGACACCATCAATAGTATCCGTCGGCGCAATGCCTGTCATGTCTTTAAATTTATCCCAGTTAAATATAAAAAAACCAACCCCCATATACTCA
It encodes:
- a CDS encoding cysteine desulfurase, which produces MKKLEALCLMGWVAMTLTTEPKMEHLRNDFPYLREQINGRPIVYFDNGATTQKPQHVIDALVDFYINHNANVHRGIYQRAERATAMFEAARETVAEFIGAREEEIVFTKGTTESCNIVADSWLRYQLQPGDEVITTALEHHSNLLPWQQACKAAGAILKIIPLNEDGSLDMEAYAAMLSSRTKFVAATHVSNVLGTVTDVQAITALAHKVGAKVLIDAAQSVARKLVNVSDIGCEFVVFSGHKMFGPTSVGVLYVAKSMHAQMQPYQFGGAMVLAADYQHAAWMPMPQLLEAGTPGIAQVIGLAAAVDYIDRNIDAAEVRVHEAALVSRLIEGLSQYPRVKLLGPVNHLKEHGHLVSFLIDGMHTHDIAAFLDTKGICVRAGKQCAQPLGKLLGFDTSVRASFCFYNTLEEVDYFLEVIDEIAR
- a CDS encoding HAD family hydrolase — encoded protein: MKRQLSTLTILTALAALVLYTFIPRTHTTQKPPHKTPPIKAICFDIGSVLLKRDIAKTLWYIGPKDVIAYMVLDMKNPLELENKALSIIDYMTEKEGVADPDDNPPTEKGHPISKSMGEWQTGKISNQQMLQKVEIAIHELRSKGLFESEREQRIALHLAQIIFDAHASTITRKENRQVTSLIPIIKAQHSASGEPRYKLLIFSNIDQESIPEVQQQFPELFSQFDDFIGSGNIGVMKPSKAFYKHALDKHHLKAHECVFLDDLEENVQSAQELGIHAIHLTKHNIDDVKKKLEQLGVLPAPA
- a CDS encoding type II/IV secretion system protein, with the translated sequence MASGGGIVSLVDSLIETAIERHASDVHLEPSDDGLRVRYRVDGVLYPYTIVSSETMQQVVARVKVLSRINTTEQRIPQDGKFCVTLRGRTIDLRVSTFPTIHGEKVVIRILDRTHTTMDLDQLGFSIGMLSHFHDLITRASGFFLVTGPTGSGKTTTLYAALSEIVTPEKNVVTLEDPVEYDVDGTTQGQVHPEVGFTFEKGIRAILRQDPDVVMIGEIRDKQTARIGIEAALTGHLVFSTLHTTDAPGALVRLLDMGIEPFLLNAAVTGVLAQRLVRTICPLCKTEMRPRPQDRLIMERIGLYATTLYKGAGCDACFMLGYRGRTGIFELLLMSHALGDLVVHQPRYHELQQQARQEGMKTLLDDAKHKVIEGTITLNELARVLL
- a CDS encoding HAD-IA family hydrolase codes for the protein MNLRRYLSIVFFVWILMSVIPDIQAKILVFDIGGVLLRTNTKKAMNLMGYGNLVSYTFSFHNPVNLQEKSFNALRTIKDLSIRPNHEKSTYLGTPLPDIMAAWLRGDIPCQKLLAMAQTAVLDKIQSKTTRAIFSAIYHSMFDPKTNCSIQEFVPTALQLVRDLRKETDAAGNRIHKFYILSNYNDEAFRELYLNNTDIFDELFDGLLISGDVGLIKPDPAIYKLLLTEYNLDVDDCYFIDDQIENVHAATSVGFTGIHCNNFNYLQIRQRLIKDKLLTLSTSTRRTTPRKPKSKKAQVQHKDTALTATFT
- a CDS encoding HAD-IA family hydrolase, giving the protein MNRLLRVVLGFIGLGIVIYAGRSLLISREASELEAPTEPCPLPEPPPDEPAQIKAVMCGLGDVLIKSSSYKLVRSIGLGDVMWYTSTGGHTTDDLKNMMFSFIDYMAEVENKEKRSSSKRTPTIKGHPMSPAMILWKKGKLSSVAMLEIALLHVEDMDRNGVFESEVEKRIATNMAKALLDPETQAKSKDEILDSTKIIRMLASQKDKSGKRKYIFILVSNTETELIPLLTQRFPNIFNIFDDVIMSGDIGMMKPDEDIYDYILEKYNLKPSECVFLDSAQENIEAAEDIGIHSIKIQKGCYKQVRTGLADLGMLPASK
- a CDS encoding HAD-IA family hydrolase, which codes for MKKLIFLLSACVISVDLCSTPPRALIIELEDVVLRPDKLEAIKQLGTAMAYYVLKHPTIDPNSMIYGKFFRELTKVRIAGLVNNNEGDFHWGHRVPPVLATWQKGALPCKQLLEATEKTFRHLWRNERTVLTRIAHMALSPIGYRDTHTLVDGVERFLHQHHRYRLFLTANCHQETLEVLRQKYPYVFEAFEGILISGEIRTTKPGPEFYRQLIGRYQLNPEECLCVEAKDANVSTARSLGMQAIKFSNFVDLEKFLREQEQE